A portion of the Kribbella jejuensis genome contains these proteins:
- the sigE gene encoding RNA polymerase sigma factor SigE has translation MAFTLIAERTQGGVAVKPSTVPVVPEVLPSWDEIVRTHSARVYRLAYRLTGNKHDAEDLTQEVFVRVFRSLSSYTPGTFEGWLYRITTNLFLDGARRKQRIRFDGLPEDAHDRLPAKGEGPAEKLDSDLFDHDVQDALDALPEDFRAAVVLCDIEGMTYDEIADVLDVKLGTVRSRIHRGRSMLRKHLEHRAPRSGQTRVGGPPTDGGLFADGGDLA, from the coding sequence ATGGCCTTCACGCTCATTGCCGAGAGGACTCAGGGAGGCGTCGCGGTGAAGCCGTCGACGGTGCCAGTGGTGCCGGAGGTGCTGCCGTCGTGGGACGAGATCGTGCGTACGCACTCCGCCCGCGTCTACCGGCTGGCGTACCGCCTGACCGGTAACAAGCACGACGCCGAGGACCTCACCCAGGAGGTGTTCGTCCGGGTCTTCCGCTCGCTGTCGTCGTACACGCCGGGCACCTTCGAGGGCTGGCTGTACCGGATCACCACGAACCTGTTCCTCGACGGCGCCCGCCGCAAGCAGCGGATCCGCTTCGACGGCCTGCCCGAGGACGCCCACGACCGGCTGCCGGCCAAGGGCGAGGGCCCGGCCGAGAAGCTGGACTCCGACCTGTTCGACCACGACGTGCAGGACGCGCTCGACGCGCTGCCTGAGGACTTCCGCGCCGCCGTCGTGCTGTGCGACATCGAGGGCATGACCTACGACGAGATCGCGGACGTGCTGGACGTCAAGCTGGGCACTGTCCGGAGCCGGATCCACCGCGGCCGGTCGATGCTGCGCAAGCACCTCGAGCACCGGGCCCCGCGGTCCGGCCAGACCCGCGTCGGCGGACCGCCGACCGACGGCGGCCTGTTCGCCGACGGGGGTGACCTCGCATGA
- a CDS encoding anti-sigma factor family protein → MTHPLDKLSAVVDGALDHDSRDKVLSHLVGCDTCRTEVDAQRRLKARMAALESPEASTDLMQRLMGVSSFSTEPREEVRPVLTPAVGLFPQRSAFPAGRTGGTRPGTARSRSRRRSGVLGAAGSAAAVASLLGTAFVVGDPARSEQPPTLQPPVASFSSDHATTSGGAPFADPVALMSSYSPTGYAGLGSSLRPVALTGR, encoded by the coding sequence ATGACGCACCCGCTGGACAAGTTGAGCGCGGTCGTCGACGGTGCGCTCGACCACGACTCCCGCGACAAGGTGCTGAGCCACCTGGTCGGGTGTGACACTTGCCGGACCGAGGTGGACGCGCAGCGCCGGCTGAAGGCCCGGATGGCGGCCCTGGAGTCGCCGGAGGCCTCCACCGACCTGATGCAGCGCCTGATGGGCGTCTCGTCGTTCTCGACCGAGCCGCGGGAGGAGGTCCGCCCGGTGCTCACACCGGCGGTCGGCCTGTTCCCGCAGCGGTCCGCGTTCCCGGCCGGCCGGACAGGTGGCACCCGGCCGGGGACCGCCCGCTCGCGCTCCCGCCGCCGCAGCGGTGTGCTCGGTGCGGCCGGCTCGGCCGCTGCCGTTGCCTCCCTGCTCGGTACGGCGTTCGTCGTCGGCGACCCGGCCCGCTCGGAGCAGCCGCCGACGCTGCAGCCGCCGGTGGCGAGCTTCTCGTCCGACCACGCGACCACCAGCGGCGGAGCGCCGTTCGCGGACCCGGTCGCACTGATGAGCTCCTACAGTCCGACGGGCTATGCCGGACTGGGCTCGTCGCTGCGGCCGGTGGCCCTGACAGGACGCTGA
- a CDS encoding sigma-E factor regulatory protein RseB domain-containing protein — MSLSRLAVLVSTALIGFGLPASAVAVPVTSKADSPTAVSWLRRAADAPNHVSYHGTQIITAWGPQGASSAMFDIVHAASQGSEISVLGSSAPGAKAFVQRATTTDAAIDGGPLALLQSTYELVDKCCTDLVGRTAVLVEALRDDKTLAARFWIDKATGLLLQRQLFSADGRTMVRATVFTELEIESSEFLGHLPPMLPNGVESLGMGKVDNLRSQGWMCAPELPASLKLYDVHQDTSNGSLQFSYSDGLFNVSLFEQRGALDPAAVAGFTGTDSPGVYVRYGMPSYVVWSSGGIVYTLIGDLPPEQLGQVVRAFPHDLPEKLSALQRLGTGLAKIATWLTPMGALSPKLG, encoded by the coding sequence GTGAGCCTGTCCCGGCTCGCCGTCCTGGTCAGTACCGCCCTGATCGGCTTCGGCCTGCCCGCGTCCGCCGTCGCGGTACCTGTGACTTCCAAGGCTGACTCACCGACCGCGGTCAGCTGGTTGCGCAGAGCCGCCGACGCCCCGAACCACGTCTCGTACCACGGCACCCAGATCATCACCGCCTGGGGACCGCAGGGCGCCAGCTCAGCCATGTTCGACATCGTGCATGCGGCGTCGCAGGGCTCCGAGATCAGCGTCCTCGGGTCGTCCGCGCCCGGCGCGAAGGCGTTCGTGCAGCGTGCGACGACCACGGACGCGGCCATCGACGGCGGACCGCTGGCGTTGCTGCAGTCGACGTACGAGCTGGTCGACAAGTGCTGCACGGACCTGGTGGGCCGGACGGCTGTGCTCGTGGAGGCCCTGCGGGACGACAAGACGCTGGCTGCGCGCTTCTGGATCGACAAGGCGACCGGGCTGTTGCTGCAGCGCCAGCTGTTCAGTGCCGACGGCAGGACGATGGTCCGTGCCACGGTCTTCACCGAGCTCGAGATCGAGAGCTCCGAGTTCCTCGGTCACCTGCCGCCGATGCTGCCCAACGGTGTCGAGTCGCTCGGCATGGGCAAGGTCGACAACCTCCGCTCCCAGGGCTGGATGTGCGCCCCGGAGCTGCCCGCGTCCCTCAAGCTGTACGACGTCCACCAGGACACCAGCAACGGGTCCCTCCAGTTCTCGTACTCCGACGGCCTGTTCAACGTGTCCCTGTTCGAGCAGCGCGGTGCACTGGACCCGGCCGCGGTGGCGGGCTTCACCGGCACCGACAGCCCGGGCGTCTATGTGCGCTACGGGATGCCGTCGTACGTCGTCTGGTCGTCCGGCGGGATCGTCTACACGCTGATCGGGGACCTGCCGCCGGAGCAGCTCGGGCAGGTGGTCCGGGCGTTCCCGCACGACCTGCCGGAGAAGCTTTCGGCGCTGCAGCGGCTGGGTACCGGACTGGCGAAAATCGCGACCTGGCTCACTCCGATGGGTGCACTGTCGCCGAAGCTGGGATAA